The nucleotide window TTGCGCAACTGGCTGCTTTTGACTACGAAAAAAATCATAATTACCGCTTTTTGCTGGCCAACACCGACGGACTTTTGTATATGTTCGATGAGAAAGGGAAAGCCTTAGAAGGCTGGAATCCAAGACGTTTGCCTGGTAAATTGGCGGCCGCACCGCTGCATTTGCGCATCAACGACAAAGATTGCATTGTGGCCCTGACTGCCGCAGGCAAACTGTATATGCTCACGCGAAAAGGCGAATTATTTGCGGGTTTCCCGATTGACCTCAAAGGCCGTTTTGAAAGTGCGTTGCTGCCACAAATCGGGACGAGTTTTGAAAACACGTACATCACGACGCTTTCCGAGCAAGGCGAGTTGATTACCGTGAGCCTGAAAGGTAAAGAATCTAAGCGCGAACAAATTTATAGACCTTCGGTAAACACTGTTTTTACGTTGTGCCCAGACCCTGCGGGAAAAGCCTTTGCCGTTGCCCGCCAAACCGACACACAAGTCGCGCTATTCGACAATAATTTGAAACCTATTTTTGAGAAAGAATATAAAAACGCGAATCGTTTGCCCGTCCAATATTACAATTTTGGAGCTGGAAATGAGGTGATTGCAGTAACCGACCCCGCCGACGAAAAAACGTATTTGTACGACAAAAAAGGACAACTTTTGCAAGGCAAACCGCTGGACAGTGCCTCGCCTGTGGCCATGCTGTATTCCGAATCGTCCGAAACCTTCTTTTTGTACCGACACTTCGGCCACAAAACGGGCATGGTTACGTTTAAGAAAAAGTAGTTTTTCGCAACAAAATGCTTGGGTCGGAAGTTAGATATAATCTGTTCCGACCATTATTTTGACAATCGTTACCAAACCCCAGACGGCAAATTTTGGCATGGATTTGAAAGCGCAGAAGCTACCGAACATTTTTTGTACGCCAAACCGACACTTTGTAAGGTGTTTGGCATTGTTTGTCAGCTACTTGAAGATATTACTTGGCATTGAGTCAAGTAATTTATTGAAAGAATAAGCAGAATGTTTTGACAAAAATACTGCAAGTGTGTTTTGTTATATTGGCTTTTATTGTTAATTTTTGCACAAAAGAAATGTGTGTTTTAAGGCAAAATAACCATTTCTTACTGTTTTGATTTTTGTAGATTTGATTCCACAACATTATAACATCACTCTATTGCAATAATTCTCAAAAACACTGTAAAGAATGAAAAAACCTGAAATTCCAGCCGACGAAGAGCTTCGTTTAAAAGCCCTGAAAGAATATTCTATTCTGGACACTTTGCCCGAAAAAGAATACGAAGAAATCACGTATTTGGCTTCTCAGATTTGTAAAGTACCGATTTCGCTTATCACTTTGATAGACGAAAAACGCCAATGGTTTAAGTCAAATAGAGGATTAACAGTAACCGAAACACCGCGGGATGTAGCCTTTTGCGCACATGCCATCAACGACAAACAAAACATTTTTATAGTACCCGACTCGCGCAACGATGCACGTTTCCATGACAATCCGCTGGTTACCGACGACCCGTATGTTATTTTTTATGTGGGGATTCCGCTCGTAAACCCCGACGGATTTGCGCTGGGTACGCTTTGCGTAATAGACAAAGAGCCGCACGTACTTGACCAATACCAAATCAATGCACTGAAGGCACTGGCCAATCAGGTGATGAACGTGTTTGAGCTACGCAAAAAAACCATTGCCCTTGACATCTACATCAAAGAAATAGAGGAGCAAAACAAAGGTTTGGAAAAATTTGCGCGGCTGGCCGCCCACGACATGAAATCGCCTTTGGCTAATATCGTGATGCTCATAGATTTGTTCAAAAGCGATTATGCCAACGTGGTAAATGCTGAGGGAAATGATTTGCTCGACTCGATTAGCGGCGCAGCCCTGAGCCTGAACCAACTCATTGACGGCATTCTTAAATACAGCCGAAACGCCAAAATCCTGTCCGAAAACAAAGAATTTATCAATTTTTATGAACTCATCAAAGCTGCCTCAAAGCTCGTGGACACGAGTGGCGATGTGCGCTTTGAGCTTGATTTTGACCGTAACATTAGTATTTATACCAATCGGGTGGCTTTGGAGCAAATCTTTATCAATTTGTTGAGCAATGGCATCAAATACAACGACAAACCCATTGCCGAAGTAACGGTTAAGGTTTGTAGTGATAAAGAATTTGTGCGGATAAATGTCATAGACAACGGTCTGGGTATCAAGACACAAGACCAAGAACGCGTTTTTCAGCTTTTTGAAACCTCCGTAAACCAAGCCCGACGCGGCGAAAAAGGCAACGGCATCGGGTTGGCTACCGTCAAATCGTTGGTAGAAGGTTTGGGCGGCCACATTAGCGTGCGTTCGCAGGTAGGCGTGGGTTCTGATTTTGAATTTACGATTAAGAAATAAAGGGGTACATTTTTGTAGCGACCGCGACCGCACCAGTGCCAAGAAAAAATCCTTAGCCCACAAAAAAGACCGCAAGCAAGCACATCGCCTTATTCGGCGCGATGAGGAGTTGTAAAATAAAAAGGCTGCCATTAGAACACGGCAGCCTTTTTATTTTTAGTGATAGCAGAATTTTGCGTTTAGTTTTCGGATTTTGCTCCTAACCGTTACATCACCACAATTTTTGCCAACGGGTACGGTAATTTGTTTTCGAGGCGTACGGTATTCTTTTGAGAAAAGTACCTTTCCCGTTTGACTGTCAGTTAGTTCACACCAAAACGGTTGGGCAAAACTGGCCGTTTCTATCACCAAATTTTCTTTGTTGGTCAGTGTGTAACAAAGATTTTTTTCGCAAGGTAAAAGATAGGCTAATGTACTGACGATAGTATCTTTGACTACTTTATCATTTTTGTAAGGTTTTGTTCCTGCCCAACGACCTTTAGCAGTTTCGGCAGCGATATAGGCGGAGTCTAACTCATAAATGATTCGTTTTTTGTTGGGTTTGAAATCATTATCAACAAAAAGAGCGGTATCGCCTTTGTAAACTACCTGAAACATTCCTTTTTCAAGTTGTTTTATCACGCGCATGCCTTCAGGCATCGGGATATTAGGTTTTTGAGCGTAGCTAATGCCAATGCACGCCAATAGCAGCGTAGCAAGTAATATTGATTTTTTCATTGCAAATTGTTTGGGTTAAATTAAAATACTAAAATAAGGTATTTTAAATTAAAATACTAAACCCACTGATTTACAGTTCTATTTGTTTTCTCCGAAAGAATTTTCTACTTTTGCCGCCGTTACGAAAAGGAAAATCCTTTTTGCAGAGCCGTTTCCGTTTGTAGGGGAACGGTCGTGTTATTTTTAGACAAAATACAAAATCGTGAGCAACATTGTAGCGATAGTAGGCCGCCCAAACGTGGGCAAATCTACTTTATTTAACAGATTGGTGGGCGAGAGAAAAGCCATCATGGACGACCAAAGCGGTGTAACCCGCGACCGCCACTACGGACGTGCCGAGTGGATTGGAAAATACTTTACCGTCATTGATACGGGCGGTTATGTGAGTGGTTCGGAAGATGTATTCGAGGAAGCAATCCGCGAACAAGTGCAATTGGCTATGGAAGAAGCCAATGTTATTTTGTTCATGGTGGACGTAACCGAAGGAATACACCCACTCGACGAAGAGTTTGCACGTGTCGTGCGCAAATCCAAAAAACCTGTTTATGTGATTGCCAACAAAGCGGATACGTCCGAGCGTGTGCATTGGGCGGGTAGTTTCTATGCTTTGGGTATAGGCGATTCGGAAATATTCCCAGTTTCTTCGCAAAGTGGCGCGGGAACGGGCGAGTTGCTCGATGCCGTGGTGTCTCATTTTGAGGAAGAAGGCGAGGAGTTCCCAGACCAAGGCGTACCGCGTATTGCCATCGTGGGCCGTCCGAATGTGGGCAAATCTTCGTTGGTAAACGTGTTGTTGGGTACAGACCGCAATATCGTAACCGATGTGGCAGGCACTACGCGCGATTCCATCGACACGCGTTACAAGGCCTTCGGCAAAGAATTTATCCTGACCGATACGGCAGGTTTGCGCCGCAAAGCCAAAGTACGTGAAGACAATATCGAATTTTATTCGACACTTCGCACCATCAAAGCCATTGAAGATGCAGACGTTTGTATTATTATGCTCGACGCTACGCGCGGCATAGAAGCACAAGACGCGAGCATTATCGGCCTTGCCGAACGCAACCGCAAAGGCATGGTGATTTTGGTGAACAAATGGGATTTGATAGAAAATAAAGAAACGAACACGGCGCGCGATTTTGAACGTGCTATCCGTGAGCGTATCGCCCCGATAGATTATACGCCAATTATATTCATTTCGGCGCACACCAAACAACGTGTGTTTCAGGCGGTTGAAATGGCGATTCAGGTCTATAACAACCGTTCGCACAAAATCCCTACTTCGCAGGTAAATGACAAACTTCTACCCGAAATAGATAAGTTTCAGCCGCCAGCCAAAAAAGGCCGTTATATCAAAATTAAGTACGCGATGCAGTTGCCGACACACACGCCAAGTTTTGCATTTTTCTGCAACTTGCCGCAGTA belongs to Flexibacter flexilis DSM 6793 and includes:
- a CDS encoding sensor histidine kinase, encoding MKKPEIPADEELRLKALKEYSILDTLPEKEYEEITYLASQICKVPISLITLIDEKRQWFKSNRGLTVTETPRDVAFCAHAINDKQNIFIVPDSRNDARFHDNPLVTDDPYVIFYVGIPLVNPDGFALGTLCVIDKEPHVLDQYQINALKALANQVMNVFELRKKTIALDIYIKEIEEQNKGLEKFARLAAHDMKSPLANIVMLIDLFKSDYANVVNAEGNDLLDSISGAALSLNQLIDGILKYSRNAKILSENKEFINFYELIKAASKLVDTSGDVRFELDFDRNISIYTNRVALEQIFINLLSNGIKYNDKPIAEVTVKVCSDKEFVRINVIDNGLGIKTQDQERVFQLFETSVNQARRGEKGNGIGLATVKSLVEGLGGHISVRSQVGVGSDFEFTIKK
- the der gene encoding ribosome biogenesis GTPase Der, with translation MSNIVAIVGRPNVGKSTLFNRLVGERKAIMDDQSGVTRDRHYGRAEWIGKYFTVIDTGGYVSGSEDVFEEAIREQVQLAMEEANVILFMVDVTEGIHPLDEEFARVVRKSKKPVYVIANKADTSERVHWAGSFYALGIGDSEIFPVSSQSGAGTGELLDAVVSHFEEEGEEFPDQGVPRIAIVGRPNVGKSSLVNVLLGTDRNIVTDVAGTTRDSIDTRYKAFGKEFILTDTAGLRRKAKVREDNIEFYSTLRTIKAIEDADVCIIMLDATRGIEAQDASIIGLAERNRKGMVILVNKWDLIENKETNTARDFERAIRERIAPIDYTPIIFISAHTKQRVFQAVEMAIQVYNNRSHKIPTSQVNDKLLPEIDKFQPPAKKGRYIKIKYAMQLPTHTPSFAFFCNLPQYLDKSYERFLENQIRKHFGFEGVPINVFFRKK